In Cryptococcus neoformans var. neoformans B-3501A chromosome 11, whole genome shotgun sequence, the genomic window CTCTTGAAGTTGACACAAGCCCCGTGGATTGGTCTGATCTGGGATTGGGTCCAAATAATGGCCCGCAGACAGGTGACGTACGACCCAACGTAAAACTCAACAGCAAAAGGTGCCGCTCTTTCCCTTGTCAATTGCGAATTGTTAACACGACTTTAGTTCGCTCAGACTTATCAAGCGTAAGAGCAAGGATACCCTGGCATCAGCTTCTAAAGAGTAAGTCTTCCATATGACTTTCATGGTCTGCAAAGTTGAATGTTTCTCTTTACAAGGTCTGCCTCTGCTACGCCAACCTCCAAAaagagcttcttcaaatctATCAAGATCCATCGACTTAAATCCAAGAAGAACGTTGACCAGATTGAGTAAGGGACAAAAGAAACTCTTCTCGAATGTCACTGACTAGGCGTCTTAGGACATCGCCCACTGAGGCTGAATTCGTTCGAGCCACCGCGGCATCCGTTCACACTATCACTCCCAAGACCAAAACTCCTACCATAAAACATAACGTCGGGTAAGCTCTGACCATCAGCAGATAGTGCAGTACATCCAAGTGACCGCGAATAAATTATTCTTAGATTATTCAACGGCTCCCCCATCGGGTCTCATCGTACAATGAGTCTGTCAGAAAATACGGAGAACGACAAACTTCTTCCTGATCTAATTCCGAGGTATGATTCACCGATCTCCTCCATGTTGTTGCAACTTGTCACTTAACTATAGCTAGGTTATACTTCACCCCTTTGCCCACTATCTTTGAGAGTGGCGACCAGAAGCGGCCTATTCCATCCGCAGTTTCGGAACGAGACGGGAATTCGATGATCTTGTCCCTTAAGCCCAGGTGCGTCTCCTCAAACCGGCTTTATATGTAGTTAATCTGACTTGAAGTAATCAAACCTAGTTTCGACCTCCTTCCCACCATCGACGAAGTCAGTGAAACATCTACACCAGCCACATTTGAGTCACATCCGCCTTTTGATATCGCCACTTACAAGGATCAATTTCCCCCCTCAGGGGCTCCAGAACCGCTTTTCTTCCGCAGTCGTGATTATCCCTTGCCAATCGGGCACCTTGCTTCTCTTACATTCACGCAAATTCATCCCGATGGCCTTGTGACCCTGTACGAAATGGTTTTGACTTGGATACCTCATGATGAAAGGTTGCCTGCATGCCGCATCACCGTCACTCGTGGCTTCGGCTCAATTAGCCGGTTTGCTGACGCGCTCTTCCATGTCTACTCTCCCGAAGCCTCGCCTCACCTTTTGGCCCTCTTATCGGAATTTCCTGGAGCATCGGATGGACCAACGCATCCGTACAAAGTGGACTGTCGAATGGAGCGGATGCAAAGCTATTTCGATCGCCTCTTTGGATTACAGTCCAGTGATAATTCAAACTTTGTCCTTGACGACCCACGTATTACCCCAGAATTTTTTACAATTCTTCCAAAAGACCGAGGCGATTATATTTCTAGGGAAAAAGCATGGACAGAATGGCAATGCACACTCCAGAGGATGCAAGAAATTGAGCAGCGCGTTGTAGGCAAGAACGAACATTCAAAGGCCAACTTCGCACATgaaagaacaaaaaagtACGAGTATTATGACATCCTCATGGCCAGTATCGTAAACTCCGGTCTCTGGTCGCAACCATCCAAGCTTCAAAGTCCATCAGCAGCGAAAATCAGTAATAAAGAGACtgtggaagacgaagacACGGATGTGAGTTTTACAGACCTCAACAATGTGTTTCCATTGCACTCCGCGCGAGCTCTCACCCATCCACCCTCTTCTAATTTTTCCATCGACGTATTCGCGTCAGTTGGTTTGTTTGAGAATTCCCTTGACAACATCTCACTTGCCACCGTAAACTCAGCGTCTTCCATCCCTGCCGACCGGCCTTCGAGCTTGCATTCCTGCAATTTTCATTCTTCACATTCATCAGAAGATACTTCACTTTTTGGAACCCCCAACACATCCACCTTGGATTTGACCCACACTCTTCTTGATGTCAAGCCTCAGGAGGACTTATCAGCCAATTCTAGGATCTCATCCGAGGCAACCCTCTCAAAGACTGGTGTGAAACACCTCCAACTCAATGATGAAAATGTcatttccctctccctcacTAATACCCGATCCTATTTTCGAAGTATTCGCATTCTAGTAGATTTCATTGAATCATGGGAGACAATTCTCTCCCGCATCTACGTCGCCCTTCAACTTTCGGTCAACAATCGAAAGCTTAAAGGCGGCATCTGGGCAGCAGGTACTAAATATGTTGGTTCTCCACATGAAAAAGCAATTGGATTGAACAGCAAGGAAGCTTTCATGGAGTAAGTTGTTGGGCGTTGCAGGCGATTTGAGAATTTGGGAGGACTGGTGACTACCTTGCGTATTATATTTGCGATAACTTCGggtttctcttttttttgggtcTGTTTGATTGGACATTTTCGTTTCCTATCTGACATTGTTCCTCTACATTACTCTTCCATGGATCACTTCATATGGGCAATTTACGCGGCGCGAAGATTAAATGTTTGCATGAGAGCTCCCAAGATTTGATTTAAGGACTAGCATAGTCTTAAACGATGTACTTGTAAGGGTTGAGTAAGCCCTTCGGATCGAACAGGTGCTTGACTTTCTTCATGACTTCAATAGATGTCTCGTTCTTTGAGTAACCGATGTAAGGGGCTTTCATGACACCCAAACCGTGCTCCGCAGAGATGGAGCCCTCATTCTCAGCTGAAAAGTAAGATTAGATCTGCGCTCAATGGCAGAGACAGAATGAATACTCACCGACGATCTCGTAAACATAAGGCTCAATGACcttttcaatctcctcaGTGTACTTGTTGGCGACAATGTTGATGTGAAGGTTACCATCGCCCATGTGTCCGTAGCCCGCGACAGCTCTGATAGGCCCTTCAGGGTTGCCATCACCCTCAAGAACACCCTCCTTCCTGAGTCtttccctcatcttctcaaccaAACCATACATCTTGCCCACAGGGACGGACACATCGTATTTGTATACTGATCCAGCCTTGGCCGCAGACTCGGGGATGAGTTCACGAAGGGACCAGATGGACTGGAATTGCGTAGAGTCCTGGGCGAGTACACCGTCGAGGACGAGATCGGAAGTGAGGAGGTGTTCGAGAAGGGCGGTGAGTTTCTACAAGTCTTGACATTAACAAAGCATATTTGATGGATtaaaaagggaaagacaCGTACAGCCTCATCGTGTTCAGAATTGCTACCACCGGTCTCGATTAAACAGTAGAAATCACCTTCTTGCTCAAAGACGCTACGGGTCTCGCCGTTTTCCTCTTGGTGCTTCTTGACAAGAGCGTACTATTTCGAATAATTAGCTTCATCAAAAGATACCTCATTGGCCGACTCACACTTTGCTTGTCAAAGAACTCGAAAGCAGAAAGGATCTCGCCGAGGTAAGTCTTGGCTTCACCAAAAACCTTTTGGACGGCGTCataggaaggcaaggagaaaACAGCAACGTTCATGGCTGAGGGACGACGAGGGCAAAGGATTGAGATGGCAGTAATGATCCCGATAGTTCCTTCAGAGCCGATGAAGAGCTGCTTGATGTCGAAGCCTATGACAAAAGTAAGATTTCATTGCATCTTGATTGGTAAATACGACTTACCAGTGTTATCTTTCCTGAGCTTGCTCAAGCCGTTCCAGATAGTTCCGTCCGGCAAAACAACCTCCAGACCAAGGACGGTACCGTGCAAGCTTCCGTACCTCAGCAACCTTAAACCGCCAGCATTGGTAGCGACGTTACCACCGATGTGACATGACCCCTTGGCACCGAGATCGAGAGGGAAGATAAAGCCTTGTTCGGCAAGGTAGTTATCGGCAACTTCGAGAATAACGCCGGCATCAGCGACAAAAATACCCGAGACGGGGTCAAATGAACGGATCTGGGAGAGATTTGAGAGGTTAAGGATGATTTCGTCGTGTACGGGGTTAGAGCCACCTATTGTTTTTAGGGGGCTTATTAGCGGGTTATAAAGGAACCTGATGAAATATTGCACCTACCAACAAGACCAGTATTACCACCTTGAGGAACAACAGCCAAACCCTTGTCATAGCAGTACTTCATGACCTTGCTGACCTCCTCTGTGGTTTTAGGTTTGACAACGATGGGACCCTTGCCATGATATTTGTTCATCCAATCGTCGTTAAAGGCTTGCAAATCATCGGGACTCGCAGAACCGTCGATGGTTGAGATTAGAGAGGTGTTAGACGATAAGAGGGCGCGGAGTTCCTTGATGTGTTCCTCGGTAGGCTTGGTGAAGTCCGCACGAGGGGGAAGAGTCGAGCCGAGTCGGACAGAGGTGTAGGCCGTAGGAGAGAGCTTTGCTGGGGCGAGAGCGCTCCTGGGCAGGGGGTGGAGAGGTGAACGCCGGAGGGTCCGGGCGGCGATGCGTGAGATAATCCTAGGGGCTGTCATTTTAGCTGGGTGGGGTGGAATGGACGTGGTAAGAGTCCGGTGCCAAATAAATAGCTGGTAGTAAGAGTGATGAGCGGGCAATTCTTTTCGAGATTAGATGCCCCCGACAAGACAACAGCGCGTAAAACGGTAAAACAGCCGAAGGGATCAATCCGCCCGGATTGCGGAGCGTAACTCGATCATTCAAGTGCTTTTAGGCTTGATGGATGGAAAATACTGAGCAATTTATTGGCCACTGGTGCCAAGCAAGAATTGATGACCCGGTTTCCCTTCGCTTGCAAATCAGCCGACGCTTAAAATCCAGAATCTCACAATCTCACATTTTCTGGAATTTAGTCAAGCTCGTCATCTACAGATtatgttacgtaatatgAGTGGCAACTACGGATCGTCGCCGGAAATTCTGTTATTATTTGTGCCTCCACTCCTCCGTTTCATCAGGGACTGCAATTCTCCaactcatctccatctttccttgccttttccaACTTCAACTCTTCTACGCCAGACATGGCAACTATACGCCAAGCTCCTCCATCACACCGAAAGCTTCGCACAGcatctcattcttcctcggtcTGCTCCTCAGCAAGTACTGAAGGCAGCTTTGGCGACATGCCTCGGATCAATGACGTTCGGCCGATCTACGACTCTTCAAATGCGTCGATGGAAGATAAAAGGGATGCTACAAGAATTACACTTCCAAACTCCATAAAATCGCTGAGCAATGAGAGAAGCGACAGCAATAAAGGTGGCAATCCCGCCAAAGAGGGCAAGGTGACAAGGAAATTCcccgaagaggaagaggaagatatCCTGCGAGA contains:
- a CDS encoding hypothetical protein (Match to ESTs gb|CF190918.1|CF190918, gb|CF185316.1|CF185316, gb|CF192032.1|CF192032; HMMPfam hit to FAD-oxidase_C, FAD linked oxidases, C-terminal domain, score: 248.8, E(): 9.2e-72; HMMPfam hit to FAD_binding_4, FAD binding domain, score: 219.5, E(): 6.3e-63), with translation MTAPRIISRIAARTLRRSPLHPLPRSALAPAKLSPTAYTSVRLGSTLPPRADFTKPTEEHIKELRALLSSNTSLISTIDGSASPDDLQAFNDDWMNKYHGKGPIVVKPKTTEEVSKVMKYCYDKGLAVVPQGGNTGLVGGSNPVHDEIILNLSNLSQIRSFDPVSGIFVADAGVILEVADNYLAEQGFIFPLDLGAKGSCHIGGNVATNAGGLRLLRYGSLHGTVLGLEVVLPDGTIWNGLSKLRKDNTGFDIKQLFIGSEGTIGIITAISILCPRRPSAMNVAVFSLPSYDAVQKVFGEAKTYLGEILSAFEFFDKQSYALVKKHQEENGETRSVFEQEGDFYCLIETGGSNSEHDEAKLTALLEHLLTSDLVLDGVLAQDSTQFQSIWSLRELIPESAAKAGSVYKYDVSVPVGKMYGLVEKMRERLRKEGVLEGDGNPEGPIRAVAGYGHMGDGNLHINIVANKYTEEIEKVIEPYVYEIVAENEGSISAEHGLGVMKAPYIGYSKNETSIEVMKKVKHLFDPKGLLNPYKYIV